A segment of the Candidatus Methylomirabilota bacterium genome:
TGACCGCCGGGGGATCGCCGCCGCGAGCCACGCGGGCGACCGCCGCGACGATGGGCGCGAAGCGCTCCTCTATGACTAGGATGCTCGACGCGGGCAGCTGGTACGCATGGGGTGTCGGGGGCTGGCGGCGGGGAGCTTTCCGCTTCACGCCCCGATTATCCCACGCTCGAATCCCTCGCCATGGACTTCGCGCTCTGGCAGGGGAGCCCGGGCGCGGTGGGCGGCAGCTGGTGGCAGTACCGGGCGCTCCGCTCGCGGGGAGACACCATCCCGCGGCTACTGGCCCTCGGGGCGGGGCGTCACGAACTCGAAGGTTTCGATCTCCACGCGGTAGCGCCGCTCCGACCCCGACGACGATAGCCTGATCTCGAATGGCGCCGTCGCCCTCGCCCTGATGGTGCCCGGCACGTAGGCCCGACCGCGGCTGATCACGCGGCCGTTCTCGTCGAGTCCCTCGGCCTTGACGATCACGCGCTCGCACGCCTGGGTCGAGCCGTTGCGCACTTCGCCCAGG
Coding sequences within it:
- a CDS encoding FxLYD domain-containing protein, with product MIARLLAVVLLAALCAAPAFAQTYTFTPQSSKDLTLTFQTEREGGSRVLILGEVRNGSTQACERVIVKAEGLDENGRVISRGRAYVPGTIRARATAPFEIRLSSSGSERRYRVEIETFEFVTPRPEGQ